AGGTAACGCGGCATGCCGAAGCCCGGGTTGGCGTCGAAGCGCAGCGCCTCCTCCACCGCCGGGCGGATCAGCGCCCGGTCGGCCAGCAGCGCCTCCCACCGGCCGCGGTCGGCCAGCAACATCGACACCATCTTGCCGATCATGTTCGCGGTGGTCTCGTGCCCGGCCACCAGCAACCCCTTGGCCGTGCCCAGCATGAGCTGCTCGGTCAGCCGCCCGTCCAGGCCCTCGACCATCGCCAGCAGCTCGCTGATCAGGTCGTCGCCCGGCGCGGCCTTCTTGCCCTCGACGAGCGCGACGAGGTAGCCGTCGAACTCGGCCTGGGCGGCGTCGATCTCCTCCTGGGCGTACCTGGTCATGCTCAGCATGGTGTCCGACCAGTACGCGAACTTCTCCCGGTCGGAGTCCGGCACCCCGAGCAGGTCGCAGATCGCCCACACCGGCAGCGGGAAGCCCACGGCGCTCACCAGGTCGGCGGGCGCCCCCTCGGCCACCATCCCCTCGACCAGCCGCACCGCCATGGCCTCGATCCTGGGCTGCATCGCCATGACCCGCTTGGCGGTGAACGCCTTGCCGACGAGCTGCCGCCAGGCGCGGTGCTCCTCGCCGCTCATGCTGCTGCCGCCGCTGCCGAACACGCCGCCCGACTCGTTGGCGGTCACCCGGGCGGCGTCCGGCGCGTCGAGCTGCCGGGTGAAGCGCGGGTCGGACAGGACCTGCTTGACGTCGTCGTAGCGGGTGAGCAGCAGCGCCCGGTCGCCGCTGGCCAGCCGGACCGGCGCGATCGGGCAGCCGTCGCGCAGCTCGGCCCACTCGTGGGGCGGTTCGAGCGCGCCGGGGTTGGCGAACGGGTAGTGCGGAGCCTGCTCGACGGTCACGTGACCTCCAGAGGTGTGGGTGCTGCCGATCTAAGTCAATCAGCTTAACGGCGGTGGCGCCGCACCTCTGGAGGCGGTGCGAGAGGCGGTGCGATCGGCGGTGCGATCAGCGGTGCGTGAGGCGGTGCGAGAGGCGGTGCGATCAGCCGACGCCGAGCAGGGCGTGCGCGCGGGCCCGATCGGCCCGGAACTCGGCGACCGGGCTGCGGTGCACGATCCGGCCCTTCTGCATGACCGCCACCTCGTCCGCCAGCCGAAAGGCCAGGTGCAGGTCCTGCTCCACGAGCACGGCCGCGATGCCCTCGCCGCGCAGCCCTTCCAGCACGGCGGCGACCTGCTCCACGACGGCGGGTGCGAGGCCGTCGGACGGCTCGTCCAGCAGCAGCAGGCGCGGGTCGCGCAGCAGCGCCCGGCCGATGGCCAGCATCTGCTGCTCACCGCCGGAGAGCTGGTCGCCGCGGTGGGCGCGGCGTTCGGCCAGCCCGGGCATCAGCTCGTAGACCCGCTCCACCGTCCAGCTCCGTGCCGTGCGCCCGGCCGCCAGGCTCAGGTTCTCCGCCACGGTGAGCGGCGCGAACACGCGGCGGCCCTGCGGCACGATCGCCACGCCGCTGCGGGCGACGGCGTGGGCGGGCGCGCCGGCGAGCTCCCGCCCGCCCACGCGGACGCTGCCCGCGTACGGCTTGAGCAGCCCCATCACGGTGTGCACGAACGTGCTCTTGCCCGCCCCGTTACGGCCGAGCAGCGCCACGACGGCACCGGCGGCCACCACGAGATCGACGCCGTCGAGCACCGTGGTGCCCGCGTAGCCGGCGCGCAGGTCCCGCACGGCGAGCAGGTCGGTCATCAGGAGCCTCCGGTGAACAGGTCGTCGGTCCTGGCCGAGCCGAGGTAGGCGGCCCGCACCGCGTCGTCGGCCCTGATCCGCGCGGGCGTCCCGGAGGCCAGGACGCGGCCCAGGTGCAGCACGGTGACGCGGTCGGCCAGGCGGAACACCACGTCCAGGTCGTGCTCCACGATGAGCAGGGTCAGGCTGTCCGGCAGCCGCTCGACCAGGCCGGCGAAGCGCTCGGTCTCGGCGGCGGACATGCCGGCCGTGGGCTCGTCGAACATGACCAGGGCGGGCTCGGCGGCCAGCACCATCGCCACTTCAAGCTGCCTGCGCTCGCCGTGGGACAGGGCGGCGGCCCGGTCGCCCGCCCGGTCGGCCAGCCCGACGGACTCCAGGTGGCGGCGGGCCTCGGCCTCGGTACGGCGGAAGCGCCAGGCTGCCCTGTCGAGCCGGTGCGCCACCCGGTGCACCCGCTGGACGGCGAGCGCGACGTTGTCCAGCACCGAGCAGTCGAGGAAGACGCTGGAGTGCTGGTAGGTGCGCAGCAGGCCGCGCCGGGCCCGCTCGGGCTCGGGCAGGCCGGTGATGTCGTGCCCGCCGAACAGCACGGCCCCCGACGTGGCGGCCAGCGTCCCCGCCACGGTGGCGAACAACGTCGACTTGCCGGCCCCGTTCGGCCCGATCAGGGCGTGCCGCTCGCCCGGCAGCACCGTCAGATCCACGCCGTCCACGGCCTTGAGCGAGCCGTAGGCGCGGGTCAGGCCGCGCAGCTCCAGCAAGGGCGTCATGGGCGCCGCTCCTTCCGGCGGCGCAGCTCCAGCAGGGGCGTCATGGGCGCCGCTCCTTCCGGCCGCGCAGCTCCAGCAGAGGCGTCATGGGAGCCCGGCGCAGTCCCGCCAGACCCCGGGGGAGCAGGAAGACCACGGCCACGAACACCAGCCCCAGCACCAGCGGGCCGTGCCCGCCGATGGAGGCCGGCAGGTTGTCGCGCACGAGCAGCACCAGGGCCGCGCCCAGGCAGGGGCCCCACAGGCTGCCCCCGCCGCCGATGACCACGCTGAGCAGCGCGAGCGCCGCCACCTCGAAGCCGAGATCCGCGGGCGAGACGAACCGGGCGTGCGCCGCCCACAGCGCCCCGCCCACCCCCGCGACGGCGCCGGCCAGGCAGAACACGCCGTACCTGGCGAGCGCGGGCCGGTAGCCGAGCGCCCGCATGCGCGGCTCGTTGTCGCGGATGCCGCGCAACGTCCTGCCGTACGGCGAGCGCACGACGAGCGCCACCGCCGCGTACACCGCGACCGCCACCACCAGCACCCACCAGTAGACGTACCCGGCGGCCAGCAGGGGCGGGCCGCCGAACAGCGTGATCGCCGGCATGCCGGCCAGGCCGTTGCCGGCGCCGACGGCCGGCCAGGTGTCGGCCACCTGGTGCGCCGTCTCGCCGATCGCGAGCGTCAGCATCAGGAAGACGATGCCGCGCGCCCGGACGGCGACCCAGCCGGTGAGCGCGGCGGTGACCAGCCCGGCGGCCAGCCCGGCCAGCGCCTGCACGGCCGCGTCCGGGGTGAGGTGGATGCCGACCAGGGCCGCGGTGTAGGCGCCGGCCCCGAAGTAGGCGGCCTGCCCGAGTGTGGGCAGCCCGGTGACGCCGGTCAGCAGGTCCACGCTGAGCACCAGCACGGCGAAGGCCAGGATCCGCGTCATGGTGGAGATCGGGTAGGCGCTCAGCACCAGCGGCGCGGCCGTCAGCAGCAGGAGCACCGCCGCGCCCGCCAGCGGCCTGACCGCGCCGCGCCGGGGCGCCGACGGGGGCCGGTCGGCCGCGGCGGCGGGGCTCTCGTGGGCGACCTTCACGCGTGCACCGCCGTCCGCGCGGGCAGCAGGCCCGCCGGGCGCAGCAGCAGCACCAGGCCCATCGCCCCGAAGATGAGGAAGGAGGCGTACTCCGGCAGCAGCGTGGTGCCGAGGGCCTGCACCTGCCCGATCAGCACCGCGCCGAGCAGCGCGCCGCGCACCGAGCCCAGGCCGCCGACGACCACCACGACCAGCGCCAGCAGCAGCACCTTCTCGTCCAGCCCCGGCGCGGCGCCCAGGATGGGCCCGGCCAGCACGCCGCCGACCGCCGCGAGCCCTGCCCCCGCCGCGAACACCCCGGTCAGCACCCTGCCCGTGTTGACGCCCAGCGCCGACACCATGCCCCGGTCGGCGACCGTCGCGCGGATCAGCGAGCCCAGCCGGCTCCGCTCGACCAGCACATGCACGCCCACGGCCAGCAGCACGCCGAAGCCGATCACCAGCAGCCGGTAGAGCGGGTAGGTCTGGCCGAGCACGGTCACGCCGCCCGCCACCGGGGCGGGCGCGGTGATGGAGTGCACGTCGTCGCCGAAGGCCATCGACAGCGCCTCGGCAACGACGAGCGAGACGCCGAGCGTGAGCAGCGCCTGGTCGAGGTGGCGGGGCGTGGCCCGGGACAGGCCCGCCAGGACGGTGCCGAGCACGGCGCCCGCCCCGGCGGCGAGCAGCACCGCCGCCACGAAGGTCAGCGCGCCGCCGCCGTCGGCGACCAGCGCCACCGCGACGTACGCGCCCACCAGGTAGACGGCGCCGTGGGCCAGGTTGAGCACGTCCATCATGCCGAACACCAGCGACAGCCCCAGCGCGATGGCGAACAGCAACGCGCCCATCGCCAGCCCGTTGAGCATGCTCACCAGGTAGGTGGCCATCAGCCCAGCTCGCTGACGACGGCGTTGACCATGGCGCCGCCGCTGGAGCGGACCTCGCGCAGGTAGTACTTCTGCTGGGCGTCCTGGTCGGCGCCGAAGCTCCACTGGCCGCGCGGGCTGTCCACGGTCCCCACCGAGCCGAGCGCCTCGACCAGCTCCTCCCCGGTGCCGCCGGGCGCGCCGGCCAGCGCCTTGTCCAGGACCGTGGCGGCGTCGTAGGCCTGCACGGCGTACACCGTGGGGGCCTCGTCGTAGGCCTTGCGGTAGGCGTCCACGAACTCCTTGTTGCGCGGGGTGTCCAGCTCCGCGGAGTAGTGCAGCGACGTCTTCACCCCGGCGGCGGCCTCCCCCTGGGCGTCGAGCACGCCGCCCTCGGTCAGGAACCCGGTGCCGTACAGCGGGGTGCTCTCGGCCAGCCCGAACTCCTGGTACTGCTTGACGAAGCTGACGGCCTCGGCGCCGGCGTAGAAGGCGTAGACGGCCTTCGCGCCGGAGCCGCGGATCGCCGACAGGAAGGGCTGGAAGTCCTGGGTCTTGCCGAAGGGGGTGTACTTCTCCCCGGCGATCCTGCCGCCCGCCGCCTCGAACGTCCTGCGGAACCCGGCGATCATCTCCCGGCCGGCGGCGTAGTCGGCGGCGATCAGGTAGACGCCGCCCTTGACCTCCTCGGCCACGGCGGGGCCCAGCGGGGCCGAGACCTTGCCGTTGGCGAAGCTGGTGCGCCAGACGTACGCGGACTTGCGGGCGCCGGTGATGTCGTCGGCGCCCGCGTTGGCCACCACCAGCGGCTTCCTCGACTCGTGAAAGAAGTCCCGCAGGCCCAGTGCGGTGGCCGAGTTGACCACCCCGACCACCGCGGTCACCTGGTCCTGCGTCACCAGCTTCTGCGCGGCGGGCACGCCCGTCTGCGGCCCCTCACCCTCGTCGGCGCTGACCACCTCGGCGGTACGGCCACCGAGCTTGCCACCGTGCTGGCCGAGATAGAGCTGGAAGCCGTTGCGCATGTCCTCGCCCAGCGGCGCGTAGACGCCCGACAGGGGCACCAGCAGACCGATCTTCACGGCACCGCCGGTCTGGCCGCCGCCGGCCTGGTCGAGGCTGGAGCCGGCGCAACCGGAGAGCATGAGCGTGGTCGTCATGAGGGCAAGGAAGGCAGCGCTGTTCCGTAAGACGTGCATGGCGACACTCCAGGGGGTGGGCTCGGCGCCCCCGCGCTGAGACGGTGGGCCCAGAATCTACAGACATGTGTTGTGGCGTCAATGCCCCGCCGCACGAAGGTGCCGGGGCTCAACGGTGGACCTCGGGCTACACGGCCAGTATTCGCTACACAACTCTTTTGTGACGCAAAGGCTATGTGGCATGTTGAGGAAGTGGACCTGAGCCCTGAATCCCGTACGGGTGCGGCGCCCGCCCCCGCCGGCCCGCTCAGCCGCGTGGACTACGGCGAGCGCATCCCCAACAACGTCGACCTGGCCGGCGACCGCCGCCTGCAGCGCGCGCTGGAGAGCTGGCAGCCCAAGTTCCTCGACTGGTGGAAGAGCCTCGGCCCGGCGCTGCCCACCAAGGACGTCTACCTGCGCACCGCGGTCGCCGTGGGCCGTGACGGGTGGGCGCACTTCGAGTTCGTCCCGATGCGGGAGTACCGCTGGGGCATCTTCCTGGCCGAGCGCGACCCCGGGCGCACGGTCGGCTTCGGCAAGCACAAGGGCGAGCCCGTCTGGCAGGAGG
The nucleotide sequence above comes from Nonomuraea gerenzanensis. Encoded proteins:
- a CDS encoding cytochrome P450; this encodes MTVEQAPHYPFANPGALEPPHEWAELRDGCPIAPVRLASGDRALLLTRYDDVKQVLSDPRFTRQLDAPDAARVTANESGGVFGSGGSSMSGEEHRAWRQLVGKAFTAKRVMAMQPRIEAMAVRLVEGMVAEGAPADLVSAVGFPLPVWAICDLLGVPDSDREKFAYWSDTMLSMTRYAQEEIDAAQAEFDGYLVALVEGKKAAPGDDLISELLAMVEGLDGRLTEQLMLGTAKGLLVAGHETTANMIGKMVSMLLADRGRWEALLADRALIRPAVEEALRFDANPGFGMPRYLSEEVEVGGERLPGGTTVICSMASANRDERQFEQAGEMRLDRSPNPHVAFGAGPHSCIGQSLARTELQTVLKVLLDELPTLELAVPAGELRRREGLIVGGLERVPVRW
- a CDS encoding ABC transporter ATP-binding protein; translated protein: MTDLLAVRDLRAGYAGTTVLDGVDLVVAAGAVVALLGRNGAGKSTFVHTVMGLLKPYAGSVRVGGRELAGAPAHAVARSGVAIVPQGRRVFAPLTVAENLSLAAGRTARSWTVERVYELMPGLAERRAHRGDQLSGGEQQMLAIGRALLRDPRLLLLDEPSDGLAPAVVEQVAAVLEGLRGEGIAAVLVEQDLHLAFRLADEVAVMQKGRIVHRSPVAEFRADRARAHALLGVG
- a CDS encoding ABC transporter ATP-binding protein, with amino-acid sequence MTPLLELRGLTRAYGSLKAVDGVDLTVLPGERHALIGPNGAGKSTLFATVAGTLAATSGAVLFGGHDITGLPEPERARRGLLRTYQHSSVFLDCSVLDNVALAVQRVHRVAHRLDRAAWRFRRTEAEARRHLESVGLADRAGDRAAALSHGERRQLEVAMVLAAEPALVMFDEPTAGMSAAETERFAGLVERLPDSLTLLIVEHDLDVVFRLADRVTVLHLGRVLASGTPARIRADDAVRAAYLGSARTDDLFTGGS
- a CDS encoding branched-chain amino acid ABC transporter permease, which gives rise to MKVAHESPAAAADRPPSAPRRGAVRPLAGAAVLLLLTAAPLVLSAYPISTMTRILAFAVLVLSVDLLTGVTGLPTLGQAAYFGAGAYTAALVGIHLTPDAAVQALAGLAAGLVTAALTGWVAVRARGIVFLMLTLAIGETAHQVADTWPAVGAGNGLAGMPAITLFGGPPLLAAGYVYWWVLVVAVAVYAAVALVVRSPYGRTLRGIRDNEPRMRALGYRPALARYGVFCLAGAVAGVGGALWAAHARFVSPADLGFEVAALALLSVVIGGGGSLWGPCLGAALVLLVRDNLPASIGGHGPLVLGLVFVAVVFLLPRGLAGLRRAPMTPLLELRGRKERRP
- a CDS encoding branched-chain amino acid ABC transporter permease — its product is MATYLVSMLNGLAMGALLFAIALGLSLVFGMMDVLNLAHGAVYLVGAYVAVALVADGGGALTFVAAVLLAAGAGAVLGTVLAGLSRATPRHLDQALLTLGVSLVVAEALSMAFGDDVHSITAPAPVAGGVTVLGQTYPLYRLLVIGFGVLLAVGVHVLVERSRLGSLIRATVADRGMVSALGVNTGRVLTGVFAAGAGLAAVGGVLAGPILGAAPGLDEKVLLLALVVVVVGGLGSVRGALLGAVLIGQVQALGTTLLPEYASFLIFGAMGLVLLLRPAGLLPARTAVHA
- a CDS encoding ABC transporter substrate-binding protein codes for the protein MTTTLMLSGCAGSSLDQAGGGQTGGAVKIGLLVPLSGVYAPLGEDMRNGFQLYLGQHGGKLGGRTAEVVSADEGEGPQTGVPAAQKLVTQDQVTAVVGVVNSATALGLRDFFHESRKPLVVANAGADDITGARKSAYVWRTSFANGKVSAPLGPAVAEEVKGGVYLIAADYAAGREMIAGFRRTFEAAGGRIAGEKYTPFGKTQDFQPFLSAIRGSGAKAVYAFYAGAEAVSFVKQYQEFGLAESTPLYGTGFLTEGGVLDAQGEAAAGVKTSLHYSAELDTPRNKEFVDAYRKAYDEAPTVYAVQAYDAATVLDKALAGAPGGTGEELVEALGSVGTVDSPRGQWSFGADQDAQQKYYLREVRSSGGAMVNAVVSELG